A window from Telopea speciosissima isolate NSW1024214 ecotype Mountain lineage chromosome 8, Tspe_v1, whole genome shotgun sequence encodes these proteins:
- the LOC122672838 gene encoding SPX domain-containing protein 1-like, translated as MKFGKSLSNQIEETLPEWRDKFLSYKDLKKKLKLIDPKSDERCSKRPRLATGDGAEAAEMELSSLTREEKEFIRLLEEELEKFNAFFVEKEEEYIIRLKELQDRVAKAKDSNEVMIKVRKEIVDFHGEMVLLENYSALNYTGLVKILKKYDKRTGALIRLPFIQRVLQQPFFTTDLLYMLVKECETMLDSLFPKKEAFVPEGDGNEGCDTKPPTTKDGMLTGPKELAEIEYMESLYMKSTISALRVLKEIRSGSSTVSVFSLPPLQGNGLEESWNKVPVLEQEAK; from the exons ATGAAGTTCGGGAAGAGCCTGAGTAATCAGATCGAGGAGACTCTGCCTGAGTGGAGAGATAAGTTCCTTTCgtataaggatttgaagaagaagcttaAGCTTATCGATCCTAAAAGCGATGAGAGGTGCAGTAAGAGACCCAGGTTGGCTACCGGGGATGGTGCCGAGGCTGCAGAGATGGAGTTGAGTTCATTGACGAGAGAGGAAAAGGAATTCATCCGATTGTTAGAAGAAGAGCTCGAAAAATTTAATGCCTTCTTCGtcgagaaagaagaagaatacatCATCAGATTAAAG GAATTACAGGATAGAGTGGCAAAAGCAAAAGATTCCAACGAAGTTATGATTAAAGTGCGGAAGGAAATTGTGGATTTCCATGGGGAGATGGTTCTGTTGGAGAATTATAGTGCTCTTAACTACACAG GTTTGGTGAAGATACTCAAGAAGTATGACAAACGAACTGGTGCTCTCATTCGACTGCCCTTCATCCAGAGGGTATTGCAGCAACCATTCTTCACTACAGACTTGCTCTACATGCTTGTAAAAGAGTGTGAGACTATGCTTGATAGTCTCTTCCCAAAGAAAGAAGCATTTGTACCCGAGGGAGATGGGAATGAAGGGTGTGATACTAAACCTCCAACAACAAAGGATGGGATGCTCACAGGGCCGAAGGAGCTTGCAGAAATAGAGTACATGGAGAGTTTGTATATGAAGAGCACCATCTCAGCGCTTCGTGTGTTAAAGGAAATAAGAAGTGGAAGCTCAACCGTAAGCGTATTTTCGTTGCCGCCACTGCAGGGTAATGGTTTGGAGGAATCCTGGAATAAAGTCCCTGTTTTGGAACAAGAAGCGAAATAG